The DNA segment atgtacatcaatgctttcggagtgatatgttaaaatattgagttttctcgaattttgtcttaattggtggtaaaattgaaagaaattttttatggcatcacccactgaagtactctgaaaaatcttaggtaaactctaattgaagaaattgtgtatttatttgtttctgtttgctgtgttttttttattttttgagtagtggtttaaatactttcacttgtattgaagaaatcctatattgtagatttgtataactcccaaagggaggcagataaaatctgccttttataataagagactagcagaattgcccggcgttgctcggggctgaattgcttgaaagtactgttaatgattgcactgaattatgatgattattcaggcaaatatcccggtttgttgaaggtaggccatagaccggcaaggcactaccgcccatatcgAGTACAGTATCTTCGATTTCAAGCAGCGCCCTGTTGTAAATGAGGTCAGTGTACCCGACCTCCATTGATGGATGTAGCGATTGAGCGTGACGCAGGAAATCTTCAGACATATCATCTTTGTAGGTAAGCCATAAAGAGGCGGGATTAGCCAAGTCACACCATAGTAATAGAATAGCGAAAAGCGATCTGATTTTTTTaggaaattttaatgaaacaccTGCCATAGTGTCGCCCCATTGCGAATCATCCTCCAAAAGTCGACGCCGAAAACAGGCTTCACGGAAAGTATCACATAATACACCATCAACAGTTCTGATGTCTTGAAAACTTTGTGGGCCTAAAACCTCATGGAGGAGAAGGCGCAGGTGAAAACAGTCATGTTGGTTTGGAGTTACAGTGTAGACTCTTCCTGGACAACTGTTAAACTTGACACCAGGATGTCCTTCAACATCCtgacccgacttcctacgcacccAATTGTTGTTTGACCACACGTAGTAGGACGGGACCTGAGGGTGTAAAAGTGTTTTAGCAAATGTGTCAAGTTGGCAAAGCCTAAAGAAACCGGTCAAAgttgtttgttttggatttgccACCAAATCAGCTGCAGTCTGTTCAGTAAAGTaagttcgctggccatttttcaAATGAACCGCTAGTTGTCTGATGGCGGGGTGCCTTTGGTGAAGTGGAAACCCGAATATCCGCCAAAAAGCTTCACCACTGCTTATGTACCGACCTGCCATGTACTGTGACACCTCGTCCATGCTATTGTCCTTTTGAAGGCCAAACATGGCAGCATCAGAACCCAtgttaacatatttacatatatactttatagactTGACTGAATGACAGAACTCCACATTTATGTGAGCGTTAAAAGTTTTCATCAGAAATGGACAGTACGGCACTACCCACCTATTATCCACTTGATGACCCCGTAACGTTATAGTGAATCCACCATTGTCAGGGTGCCTTCTTCTGTACAGTGGGTATCCGTCGTGGCCGGTCTGGGTCTCGTCCACGAACCTCTTTGGGTACCGTTTAGTGCACACGTGGTCTTTGTGGCATGaggagaacttttgaaaaccaggacCGCACGGACCGTGTACCATGTGTACCTTCACAATGTCGTACAGCTGCCGGTCAACAGTTGGGTCCGGAATTTCTGCTGCAATGAGATCATCAAGAACTGTTGGGTCTATTTTGTTGACCAACCAAAGCAAAATGTGCGCGTGTGGCAACCCTCTTTTCTGCCACTCAACAGTATAC comes from the Octopus sinensis linkage group LG11, ASM634580v1, whole genome shotgun sequence genome and includes:
- the LOC115217239 gene encoding uncharacterized protein LOC115217239; its protein translation is MCILPSTYTGGPRYMHERTQDAMTYVRHYGRPDLFITFTCNPKWVEVTRELLPGQQYCHRHDIIARVFRQKLAKLILLIKKGQVFEPVNCHMYTVEWQKRGLPHAHILLWLVNKIDPTVLDDLIAAEIPDPTVDRQLYDIVKVHMVHGPCGPGFQKFSSCHKDHVCTKRYPKRFVDETQTGHDGYPLYRRRHPDNGGFTITLRGHQVDNRWVVPYCPFLMKTFNAHINVEFCHSVKSIKYICKYVNMGSDAAMFGLQKDNSMDEVSQYMAGRYISSGEAFWRIFGFPLHQRHPAIRQLAVHLKNGQRTYFTEQTAADLVANPKQTTLTGFFRLCQLDTFAKTLLHPQVPSYYVWSNNNWVRRKSGQDVEGHPGVKFNSCPGRVYTVTPNQHDCFHLRLLLHEVLGPQSFQDIRTVDGVLCDTFREACFRRRLLEDDSQWGDTMAGVSLKFPKKIRSLFAILLLWCDLANPASLWLTYKDDMSEDFLRHAQSLHPSMEVGYTDLIYNRALLEIEDTVLDMGEFPFLINNPNFGLVQGDYKM